One genomic segment of Nonomuraea coxensis DSM 45129 includes these proteins:
- a CDS encoding cysteine desulfurase produces MTSTSLDVERIRKDFPVFSRELPDGRPLVYLDSGNSSQKPNLVIETMREHLALHYSNVGRAMHVLGAESTEAYEGARDKVAAFVGASRDEVVFTKNASEALNLVAYSFGNPANTDPRFTLGPGDEIVITEMEHHSNIVPWQLLAQRTGATLKWFGVTDEGRLDLADGVITERTKIVSVAHQSNVLGTVNPVVELARRAHEAGALILLDASQSVPHHPVDVAALDADFVAFTGHKMVGPSGIGVLWARAELLDAMPPFLGGGEMIEAVWMDHSTYAPAPHKFEAGTPPIVEAIGLGAAVDYLTGVGLEAIEAHERELTRYALEALGEVPRLRVIGPATLEARGGTVSFTLEGIHPHDVGQILDDRFGVAVRVGHHCARPLHLRFGIPATTRASFYLYNTTGEIDALVRGLHHVQKVFA; encoded by the coding sequence ATGACTTCCACCAGCTTGGACGTGGAGAGGATCAGGAAGGACTTCCCGGTCTTCTCCCGCGAGCTGCCCGACGGGCGACCGCTCGTCTACCTCGACTCGGGCAACTCCTCGCAGAAGCCCAACCTGGTCATCGAGACCATGCGCGAGCATCTGGCCCTGCACTACAGCAACGTGGGGCGGGCCATGCACGTGCTCGGCGCGGAGTCCACGGAGGCGTACGAGGGCGCCCGCGACAAGGTCGCGGCGTTCGTCGGCGCGTCACGCGACGAGGTGGTCTTCACCAAGAACGCCTCCGAGGCGCTCAACCTCGTCGCCTACTCCTTCGGCAACCCCGCCAACACCGACCCCCGCTTCACCCTCGGGCCCGGCGACGAGATCGTCATCACCGAGATGGAGCACCACTCCAACATCGTGCCGTGGCAGCTGCTCGCGCAGCGCACCGGCGCCACGCTGAAGTGGTTCGGCGTCACCGACGAGGGCCGGCTCGACCTGGCCGACGGCGTCATCACCGAGCGGACGAAGATCGTCTCGGTGGCCCACCAGTCCAACGTGCTCGGCACCGTCAACCCGGTGGTCGAGCTGGCCAGGCGGGCCCACGAGGCCGGCGCGCTCATCCTGCTGGACGCCTCCCAGTCCGTGCCGCACCACCCGGTGGACGTGGCCGCGCTGGACGCCGACTTCGTGGCCTTCACCGGCCACAAGATGGTGGGCCCCTCCGGCATCGGCGTGCTGTGGGCGCGGGCCGAGCTGCTCGACGCCATGCCCCCGTTCCTCGGCGGCGGTGAGATGATCGAGGCGGTCTGGATGGACCACTCGACCTACGCGCCGGCTCCGCACAAGTTCGAGGCCGGCACGCCGCCGATCGTCGAGGCCATCGGCCTCGGCGCCGCCGTCGACTACCTCACCGGGGTCGGCCTGGAGGCGATCGAGGCGCACGAGCGCGAGCTGACCCGCTACGCGCTGGAGGCGCTGGGCGAGGTGCCGCGGCTGCGCGTCATCGGGCCCGCCACGCTGGAGGCGCGGGGCGGCACGGTGTCGTTCACGCTGGAGGGCATCCACCCGCACGACGTCGGGCAGATCCTCGACGACCGGTTCGGCGTCGCGGTGCGCGTCGGGCACCACTGTGCCCGCCCGCTGCACCTGCGGTTCGGAATACCCGCGACCACGCGGGCGTCGTTCTACCTGTACAACACCACGGGCGAGATCGACGCCCTGGTGCGCGGCCTGCATCACGTCCAGAAGGTGTTCGCATAG
- a CDS encoding MFS transporter, producing MDAAPAPTVSLAAPPLGVSAASFVSSFDRFAVSPMLVVIATDLGVPLSASVTAASGYYLAYGLTQPLWGVLSDRFGRVRVMRGALAGAAVAGLVSALMPALWALVAARVVTGACFGAVIPTGLTYVGDTVRPALRQRALTDLMSATALGTALATGLGGALAGLVSWRAAFTVPAVCALACALALRSLPEPPRDGAPAGVRRFLGLVLGHRWALLVFALAFAEGAIILGVMPFLAPALEHSGVAAALAGLGITAYGIGLWAQARLVKRLSGRWPAPLLMTVGGAQLVAGFALAAARVNLVTVAVTALLLGGGWSFLHSSLQTWATSVVPRARGTTIAFFAAALFVGSAVSSWAAGPLAEAGRYPLLFGLAAAAAAPLTAVAALTRRRYGGVRAG from the coding sequence ATGGACGCCGCCCCCGCCCCCACCGTCAGCCTCGCCGCTCCTCCGCTGGGCGTGTCCGCCGCCTCGTTCGTCAGCAGCTTCGACCGCTTCGCCGTCAGCCCCATGCTCGTCGTGATCGCCACCGACCTCGGCGTGCCGCTGTCGGCGTCGGTCACCGCGGCCAGCGGCTACTACCTGGCCTACGGGCTCACCCAGCCGCTGTGGGGCGTGCTGTCGGACCGGTTCGGGCGGGTGCGGGTCATGCGCGGCGCGCTGGCGGGCGCGGCCGTGGCGGGGCTGGTCTCGGCGCTCATGCCCGCGCTCTGGGCGCTGGTGGCCGCCCGGGTCGTGACCGGCGCCTGCTTCGGCGCGGTGATCCCGACCGGGCTCACGTACGTGGGCGACACCGTACGGCCCGCGCTCCGGCAGCGCGCGCTCACCGACCTCATGAGCGCGACCGCGCTCGGCACCGCCCTCGCCACCGGGCTCGGCGGCGCGCTCGCCGGGCTGGTGAGCTGGCGGGCCGCCTTCACCGTGCCCGCCGTCTGCGCCCTGGCCTGCGCGCTGGCCCTGCGCTCGCTGCCCGAGCCGCCCCGCGACGGCGCGCCGGCGGGCGTGCGGCGCTTCCTCGGCCTGGTGCTCGGGCACCGCTGGGCGCTGCTGGTCTTCGCGCTCGCCTTCGCCGAGGGCGCGATCATACTCGGCGTGATGCCGTTCCTCGCCCCCGCGCTGGAGCACTCCGGCGTCGCCGCCGCCCTCGCCGGGCTCGGCATCACCGCGTACGGTATCGGGCTCTGGGCGCAGGCGAGGCTGGTCAAGCGGCTGTCGGGACGCTGGCCCGCGCCGCTGCTGATGACCGTGGGCGGGGCGCAGCTCGTCGCCGGCTTCGCGCTGGCCGCGGCGCGGGTGAACCTGGTCACCGTGGCCGTCACCGCGCTGCTGCTCGGCGGCGGCTGGTCGTTCCTGCACTCCTCGCTGCAGACCTGGGCCACGTCGGTGGTGCCGCGGGCCAGGGGCACCACGATCGCGTTCTTCGCCGCCGCGCTCTTCGTCGGCAGCGCCGTCTCCTCGTGGGCGGCCGGGCCGCTGGCCGAGGCGGGCCGCTACCCGCTGCTGTTCGGGCTGGCCGCCGCCGCGGCGGCGCCGCTGACCGCCGTGGCCGCGCTCACCCGCCGCCGCTACGGCGGCGTACGCGCGGGCTGA
- a CDS encoding helix-turn-helix transcriptional regulator produces MPTIEPGSERGTRARVARLILEHGPVAAAALGERLGLTPAAVRRHLDALLADGMIEPRTVRPRGQRGRGRPAKLFAITDAGRSAFEHAYDDLAGSALRYLADRMGQDAVTDFARSQVSGLLKRLEPVMRAVPAEQRVQVLAQALSADGYAASASKAKSGGDQLCQHHCPVAHAAAEFPQLCEAETEAFAQLLGTPVQRLATIAHGDGVCTTHVSPQTLGESAHKDKSPHDTSKETGR; encoded by the coding sequence ATGCCCACGATCGAGCCCGGAAGCGAGCGCGGCACCCGTGCCCGCGTCGCCCGGCTGATCCTTGAGCATGGTCCCGTCGCGGCCGCCGCCCTCGGCGAGCGGCTCGGGCTCACGCCCGCCGCGGTCCGGCGTCACCTCGACGCCCTGCTGGCCGACGGGATGATCGAGCCCCGCACGGTGCGCCCGCGCGGACAGCGCGGGCGGGGGCGGCCGGCCAAGCTGTTCGCCATCACCGACGCGGGGCGCAGTGCCTTCGAGCACGCCTATGACGACCTGGCGGGCAGCGCGCTGCGCTACCTGGCTGATCGCATGGGGCAGGACGCGGTGACCGACTTCGCCCGCTCGCAGGTCTCGGGCCTGCTCAAGCGGCTGGAGCCGGTCATGCGGGCGGTGCCGGCCGAGCAGCGCGTACAAGTGCTGGCGCAGGCGCTGTCGGCGGACGGCTACGCCGCCTCGGCCAGCAAGGCCAAGTCCGGCGGAGACCAGCTCTGCCAGCATCACTGCCCGGTGGCCCACGCCGCTGCGGAGTTCCCTCAGCTCTGCGAGGCGGAGACAGAGGCGTTCGCGCAGCTCCTCGGCACACCGGTGCAGCGCCTGGCCACGATCGCGCACGGCGACGGGGTCTGCACGACACACGTGAGCCCGCAGACGCTGGGCGAATCCGCACACAAGGACAAAAGTCCTCACGATACGAGCAAGGAGACCGGAAGGTGA
- a CDS encoding non-heme iron oxygenase ferredoxin subunit yields MSDAGSFEKVCSLADIPDGGVIGVEVGETPVALVRKGERVFALHDVCSHAEVKLSEGEVYDDTLECWLHGSCFDVHTGKPTGPPAIKPVNVYTVKIDGDDVLVSLSKES; encoded by the coding sequence ATGAGCGACGCCGGGAGCTTCGAGAAGGTGTGCTCGCTCGCCGACATCCCCGACGGGGGAGTGATCGGCGTCGAGGTGGGGGAGACCCCAGTGGCGCTGGTGCGCAAGGGCGAGCGCGTGTTCGCCCTGCACGACGTCTGCTCCCACGCCGAGGTCAAGCTCAGCGAGGGCGAGGTCTACGACGACACGCTGGAGTGCTGGCTGCACGGCTCGTGCTTCGACGTGCACACCGGCAAGCCGACCGGCCCGCCCGCCATCAAGCCCGTGAACGTCTACACAGTCAAGATCGACGGCGATGACGTCCTCGTCTCGCTCTCGAAGGAGTCATAA
- a CDS encoding ABC transporter permease: MSAYERATGALDLTPAPGAAPFPRMVLAQAGAELRATLRNGEQLLLTLIIPVLLLVGFSLAPLIDLGGGRRVDFLVPGVLALAVMSTAFTGQAIATGFERRYGVLKRLGATPLTRSGLMLAKTLAVLAVEAIQAVVIVAVGLALGWRPQGSFLAVALLIVAGTAAFSGLGLLMAGTLRAEATLAAANLVYLVLLGAGGVVFPLTKFPESVRPALEVLPISALTDGLRAVLAEGAALPLVPLGVLTAWAVLSLGLVSRTFRWE, translated from the coding sequence ATGAGCGCGTACGAGCGGGCCACGGGCGCGCTGGACCTCACCCCCGCGCCGGGAGCGGCGCCGTTCCCGCGCATGGTGCTGGCGCAGGCCGGCGCCGAGCTGCGGGCCACCCTGCGCAACGGCGAGCAGCTCCTGCTCACCCTGATCATCCCGGTGCTGCTGCTGGTGGGCTTCTCGCTGGCCCCGCTGATCGACCTGGGCGGCGGGCGGCGCGTCGACTTCCTCGTGCCCGGCGTGCTGGCCCTCGCGGTGATGTCCACGGCCTTCACCGGGCAGGCCATCGCGACCGGCTTCGAACGCCGCTACGGCGTGCTCAAGCGGCTCGGCGCGACCCCGCTGACGCGGTCCGGGCTCATGCTGGCCAAGACCCTGGCGGTGCTGGCCGTGGAGGCCATCCAGGCGGTGGTGATCGTGGCCGTCGGGCTGGCGCTGGGCTGGCGGCCGCAAGGGTCGTTCCTGGCCGTGGCGCTGCTGATCGTGGCAGGCACGGCGGCCTTCAGCGGCCTCGGCCTGCTCATGGCGGGCACCCTGCGCGCGGAGGCCACGCTGGCCGCCGCCAACCTCGTCTACCTGGTGCTGCTCGGGGCCGGCGGGGTGGTCTTCCCGCTGACGAAGTTCCCCGAGAGCGTACGGCCGGCGCTGGAGGTGCTGCCGATCTCGGCGCTGACCGACGGGCTGCGCGCGGTGCTCGCCGAGGGGGCGGCGCTGCCGCTCGTCCCTCTGGGCGTGCTGACGGCCTGGGCGGTGCTGTCGCTGGGGCTGGTGTCGCGGACGTTCCGCTGGGAGTGA
- the sufB gene encoding Fe-S cluster assembly protein SufB: MTVTDRPELEGLGNYKFGWADPDIAGATARRGLSEEVVREISALKSEPEWMLDLRLKGLRLFGKKPLPTWGADLTDIDFDNIKYFVRSTEKQAASWDELPADIKNTYDKLGIPEAEKQRLIAGVAAQYESEVVYHKIREDLEEKGVIFVDTDTGLKEHEELFKEYFGSVIPVGDNKFAALNTSVWSGGSFIYVPPNVEVEIPLQAYFRINTENMGQFERTLIIVDENSYVHYVEGCTAPIYSSDSLHSAVVEIIVKKNARCRYTTIQNWSNNVYNLVTKRAVAYEGATMEWIDGNIGSKVTMKYPAVYLMGEHAKGETLSVAFAGEGQHQDAGSKMVHLAPNTSSSVISKSVARGGGRTSYRGLVQIEEGAHGSASTVKCDALLVDQISRSDTYPYVDVREDDVSMGHEATVSKVSEDQLFYLMSRGLDEDEAMAMIVRGFVEPIARELPMEYALELNRLIELQMEGAVG, from the coding sequence GTGACTGTCACCGACCGCCCGGAGCTGGAAGGCCTCGGGAATTACAAGTTCGGCTGGGCCGACCCGGACATCGCGGGTGCGACGGCCAGGCGAGGCCTGTCCGAAGAGGTCGTCCGCGAGATCTCCGCGCTGAAGAGCGAGCCGGAGTGGATGCTCGACCTGCGCCTCAAGGGTCTCCGGCTGTTCGGCAAGAAGCCTCTGCCCACCTGGGGCGCCGACCTCACGGACATCGACTTCGACAACATCAAGTACTTCGTCCGCTCGACGGAGAAGCAGGCCGCCTCCTGGGACGAGCTGCCCGCCGACATCAAGAACACCTACGACAAGCTCGGCATCCCCGAGGCCGAGAAGCAGCGCCTCATCGCCGGCGTCGCCGCCCAGTACGAGTCCGAGGTCGTCTATCACAAGATCCGTGAGGACCTCGAGGAGAAGGGCGTCATCTTCGTCGACACCGACACGGGCCTGAAGGAGCACGAGGAGCTCTTCAAGGAGTACTTCGGCTCGGTGATCCCGGTCGGCGACAACAAGTTCGCGGCGCTCAACACCTCCGTGTGGTCCGGTGGCTCGTTCATCTACGTGCCGCCGAACGTCGAGGTCGAGATCCCGCTGCAGGCCTACTTCCGGATCAACACCGAGAACATGGGCCAGTTCGAGCGGACCCTCATCATCGTCGACGAGAACAGCTACGTGCACTACGTCGAGGGCTGCACCGCGCCGATCTACTCCAGCGACTCGCTGCACAGCGCGGTCGTCGAGATCATCGTGAAGAAGAACGCCCGCTGCCGTTACACGACCATCCAGAACTGGTCCAACAACGTCTACAACCTGGTCACCAAGCGCGCCGTCGCCTACGAGGGCGCGACCATGGAGTGGATCGACGGCAACATCGGCTCCAAGGTCACGATGAAGTACCCGGCCGTCTACCTCATGGGCGAGCACGCCAAGGGCGAGACCCTGAGCGTCGCCTTCGCCGGCGAGGGCCAGCACCAGGACGCCGGCTCCAAGATGGTGCACCTGGCGCCCAACACCAGCTCCAGCGTCATCTCCAAGTCGGTGGCGCGCGGCGGCGGCCGCACCTCCTACCGCGGTCTGGTGCAGATCGAGGAGGGCGCCCACGGCAGCGCCAGCACCGTCAAGTGCGACGCGCTGCTGGTCGACCAGATCAGCCGCTCCGACACCTACCCCTACGTCGACGTCCGCGAGGACGACGTCTCGATGGGCCACGAGGCCACGGTCTCCAAGGTCAGCGAGGACCAGCTGTTCTACCTCATGAGCCGCGGGCTCGACGAGGACGAGGCGATGGCGATGATCGTGCGCGGCTTCGTGGAGCCGATCGCGCGTGAGCTGCCCATGGAATACGCGCTCGAGCTCAACCGGCTGATCGAGCTGCAGATGGAAGGAGCCGTCGGCTGA
- a CDS encoding multidrug effflux MFS transporter has protein sequence MSVATATSTAVGAEKKSRRALLLVILGALSAIGPLSIDMYLPALPAITSEMLSGPAQVQLTLTSCLIGVSVGQVIAGPVSDVRGRRVPLLVGVAGFMAASLLCAFAPSVPMLIAFRLLQGMLGGAALVIVRAVVRDLYDGAAIARIFATLMLVSGLAPILAPIAGAQLLAFTSWRGVFVALSLAGLVLLVAVLAGVRETLPAGSRESGGLGHTVRTFWQLLRDRSFMGYALTGGLAFASMFGYIAGSPFVLQEIYGATPTQYSLVFGLNALALTGMAQVGGRLAGRVPPVALVVTGLAVSLAGGVLLMVAALTGLGLWGLVAGLVVVMLGQGLTLPGTGALALGSQPAQVAGSAAALMGVLQFALGAAAAPLVGVLGEGSAVPMASVILGPIVCAVVAFAVLGRPWAASRS, from the coding sequence ATGTCCGTGGCCACCGCCACATCCACCGCCGTCGGAGCCGAGAAGAAGAGCCGCAGGGCGCTGCTCCTGGTGATCCTCGGCGCGCTCTCGGCCATCGGGCCGCTCTCCATCGACATGTACCTCCCCGCGCTGCCCGCCATCACCTCCGAGATGCTGAGCGGCCCCGCCCAGGTCCAGCTCACCCTCACCTCCTGCCTCATCGGCGTGTCGGTCGGGCAGGTCATCGCCGGCCCGGTCAGCGACGTGCGCGGGCGGCGGGTGCCGCTGCTGGTGGGCGTGGCCGGGTTCATGGCCGCCTCGCTGCTGTGCGCGTTCGCGCCGTCGGTGCCGATGCTCATCGCCTTCCGCCTGCTGCAGGGCATGCTCGGCGGGGCGGCCCTGGTCATCGTGCGCGCCGTGGTGCGCGACCTGTACGACGGCGCCGCCATCGCCCGCATCTTCGCCACGCTCATGCTGGTCAGCGGCCTGGCGCCGATCCTCGCCCCGATCGCGGGGGCGCAGCTGCTGGCGTTCACCTCGTGGCGGGGCGTCTTCGTGGCGCTCAGCCTGGCCGGCCTCGTGCTGCTGGTCGCGGTGCTCGCGGGGGTGCGCGAGACGCTGCCGGCCGGCAGCCGCGAGAGCGGCGGGCTCGGGCACACCGTCAGGACCTTCTGGCAGCTGCTGCGCGACCGCTCGTTCATGGGGTACGCGCTCACCGGCGGCCTGGCCTTCGCCTCGATGTTCGGCTACATCGCGGGCTCGCCGTTCGTGCTGCAGGAGATCTACGGCGCCACCCCGACGCAGTACTCCCTCGTCTTCGGGCTCAACGCCCTCGCCCTCACCGGCATGGCCCAGGTCGGCGGCCGGCTGGCGGGGCGGGTGCCCCCGGTGGCCCTCGTGGTGACGGGCCTGGCCGTCAGCCTGGCGGGCGGGGTCCTGCTCATGGTGGCCGCGCTCACCGGGCTCGGCCTGTGGGGCCTCGTGGCGGGCCTGGTCGTCGTCATGCTGGGCCAGGGCCTGACGCTGCCGGGCACCGGCGCGCTGGCGCTGGGCTCGCAGCCCGCCCAGGTGGCCGGCAGCGCCGCGGCGCTGATGGGCGTGCTGCAGTTCGCGCTGGGCGCGGCGGCGGCGCCGCTGGTCGGCGTCCTCGGCGAGGGCAGCGCCGTGCCGATGGCCTCCGTGATACTCGGTCCCATCGTCTGCGCCGTCGTGGCCTTCGCCGTCCTGGGGCGGCCCTGGGCGGCGAGCAGGAGTTAG
- the sufC gene encoding Fe-S cluster assembly ATPase SufC translates to MSTLEIRDLHVAVEDKEILRGVNLTVSAGQTHAIMGPNGSGKSTLAYAIAGHPKYTVTGGQVLLDGVDLLELSVDERARAGLFLAMQYPVEVPGVSVSNFLRSAVTSVRGEAPKLREFAKDLKNGMDALSIDPAFAQRNLNEGFSGGEKKRHEILQMELLKPKIAVLDETDSGLDVDALRVVSEGINRFRASGETGVLLITHYTRILRYVKPDFVHVFAGGRIVEAGGPELADKLEAEGYEQYTKASA, encoded by the coding sequence ATGTCCACCCTTGAGATTCGCGACCTGCACGTCGCCGTCGAGGACAAGGAAATCCTGCGCGGCGTCAACCTCACGGTGAGCGCCGGCCAGACGCACGCCATCATGGGCCCCAACGGCTCGGGCAAGTCGACGCTGGCCTACGCGATCGCCGGCCATCCCAAGTACACCGTCACCGGCGGGCAGGTCCTGCTCGACGGCGTCGACCTGCTGGAGCTGTCGGTCGACGAACGCGCCCGCGCGGGCCTGTTCCTCGCCATGCAGTACCCGGTCGAGGTCCCCGGCGTGTCGGTCTCGAACTTCCTGCGCTCGGCCGTCACCTCCGTCCGCGGCGAGGCGCCCAAGCTGCGCGAGTTCGCCAAGGACCTCAAGAACGGCATGGACGCGCTGTCCATCGACCCCGCCTTCGCCCAGCGCAACCTCAACGAGGGCTTCTCCGGCGGCGAGAAGAAGCGGCACGAGATCCTCCAGATGGAGCTGCTCAAGCCGAAGATCGCCGTCCTCGACGAGACCGACTCCGGCCTCGACGTCGACGCGCTGCGCGTGGTGTCCGAGGGCATCAACCGCTTCCGCGCGAGCGGCGAGACCGGTGTGCTGCTGATCACGCACTACACCCGCATCCTGCGCTACGTGAAGCCCGACTTCGTGCACGTCTTCGCCGGCGGGCGCATCGTCGAGGCGGGCGGGCCGGAGCTGGCCGACAAGCTCGAGGCCGAGGGCTACGAGCAGTACACGAAGGCGTCTGCATGA
- the sufU gene encoding Fe-S cluster assembly sulfur transfer protein SufU — MIGESMYQELILEHYKHPQGRGLREPYDAEVHHVNPTCGDEITLRVKLDGGKVLDVSYDGQGCSISQAAASVLHELTTGLSVEESLSVVDEFTRLMQGRGQVEADEDVLGDAVAFAGVAKFPARVKCALLSWMAYKDAVVRSAAQ, encoded by the coding sequence ATGATCGGCGAGTCGATGTACCAGGAGCTGATCCTGGAGCACTACAAGCACCCGCAGGGGCGCGGGCTGCGCGAGCCGTACGACGCCGAGGTCCACCACGTCAACCCGACCTGCGGCGACGAGATCACGCTCAGGGTCAAGCTGGACGGCGGCAAGGTGCTCGACGTCTCCTACGACGGGCAGGGCTGCTCGATCAGCCAGGCCGCCGCCTCGGTGCTGCACGAGCTGACGACCGGCTTGTCGGTCGAGGAGTCGCTGTCGGTCGTCGACGAGTTCACCCGGCTCATGCAGGGCAGGGGTCAGGTGGAGGCCGACGAGGACGTGCTCGGCGACGCGGTCGCCTTCGCGGGCGTGGCCAAGTTCCCGGCCCGCGTGAAGTGCGCGTTGCTGTCCTGGATGGCCTACAAGGACGCAGTGGTGAGGAGTGCCGC
- a CDS encoding ABC transporter ATP-binding protein, whose protein sequence is MESPAVEILDLVKRYGAATALDGLALRAERGAVTAVLGPNGAGKTTTVEICEGFRTADAGTVRVLGLAPEHPELRARVGVMLQSGGVPPAVRCGEWLRLVARFHARPLDPGALLTRLGLAGHARTPFRRMSGGQQQRLSLAAAVIGRPELVFLDEPTAGLDPQARHACWELVGELRSAGVSVVLTTHHMDEAERLADHVVIIDQGRVVAEGTPASLTGAERQLRFRARPGLTLEELLNALPAGSAAKESPAGHYIIEGQVGPELLATVTAWCAAEGVTADDLRIERRTLEDVFLELTGRELR, encoded by the coding sequence ATGGAATCCCCAGCCGTCGAGATCCTCGACCTGGTCAAACGTTACGGCGCCGCCACCGCGCTCGACGGCCTCGCCCTGCGCGCCGAGCGCGGCGCGGTCACGGCCGTCCTCGGCCCCAACGGCGCGGGCAAGACGACCACGGTCGAGATCTGCGAGGGGTTCCGCACCGCCGACGCGGGCACCGTACGGGTGCTGGGGCTGGCCCCCGAGCATCCCGAGCTGCGCGCCAGGGTCGGCGTCATGCTCCAGTCCGGCGGGGTGCCGCCGGCGGTGCGCTGCGGCGAGTGGCTGCGCCTGGTCGCGCGCTTCCACGCCCGGCCGCTCGACCCCGGCGCGCTGCTGACCCGGCTCGGGCTCGCCGGCCACGCCCGCACCCCCTTCCGCCGCATGTCGGGCGGGCAGCAGCAGCGGCTGTCGCTGGCCGCCGCCGTCATCGGCCGCCCCGAGCTGGTCTTCCTCGACGAGCCCACCGCCGGCCTCGACCCGCAGGCGAGACACGCCTGCTGGGAGCTGGTGGGCGAGCTGCGCTCCGCCGGGGTGTCGGTGGTGCTCACCACCCACCACATGGACGAGGCCGAACGCCTTGCCGACCACGTGGTCATCATCGACCAGGGCCGGGTGGTCGCCGAGGGCACGCCCGCCTCGCTGACCGGCGCCGAGCGGCAGCTCAGGTTCCGCGCCCGGCCGGGGCTGACGCTGGAGGAGCTGCTCAACGCGCTCCCCGCGGGCAGCGCGGCCAAGGAGTCGCCGGCCGGCCACTACATCATCGAGGGCCAGGTCGGCCCCGAGCTGCTGGCCACCGTCACCGCCTGGTGCGCCGCCGAGGGCGTCACGGCCGACGACCTGCGCATCGAGCGGCGCACCCTTGAGGACGTCTTCCTGGAGCTGACCGGCAGGGAGCTGCGATGA
- the sufD gene encoding Fe-S cluster assembly protein SufD, with translation MGLNEKPLSTLHEKASYDLGDFEVPTGREEAWRFTPLTRLKGLHNGKAEAAGHVRLDVDAAPEVTVETVGRDDARVGKAFTPTDRVSAQAWNSFEKATVITVPREAVASRPTVLTLTGEGDGAAYGHLVVKVEPLAEAVIVLDHKGSAVYADNIEFVVGEGASLKVVSLQDWDDDAVHVSHHHAQLAKDATFRSFVVTLGGDLVRLSPSVAYTAPGGDADLSGVYFVDAGQHLEHRLLVDHSQPHCKSNVDYRGALQGDRAHAVWIGDVIIRVEAEGTDTYELNRNLILTDGARADSVPNLEILTGEVAGAGHASASGRLDDEHIFYLQARGIPHDEARRLVVRGFLGQLIEKIQIEELRERVMSAVEAELAR, from the coding sequence ATGGGCCTGAACGAGAAGCCCCTGTCGACCCTGCACGAGAAGGCGTCCTACGACCTGGGCGACTTCGAGGTCCCGACCGGCCGCGAGGAGGCCTGGCGGTTCACGCCGCTCACGCGGCTGAAGGGCCTGCACAACGGCAAGGCCGAGGCGGCGGGTCACGTCCGCCTCGACGTCGACGCCGCCCCCGAGGTCACCGTCGAGACGGTCGGCCGCGACGACGCCCGCGTCGGCAAGGCGTTCACGCCCACCGACCGGGTCAGCGCCCAGGCGTGGAACAGCTTCGAGAAGGCCACCGTCATCACGGTGCCGCGCGAGGCCGTCGCCTCCAGGCCGACCGTGCTCACCCTCACCGGCGAGGGCGACGGCGCCGCCTACGGCCACCTCGTGGTCAAGGTGGAGCCGCTGGCCGAGGCCGTGATCGTGCTCGACCACAAGGGCAGCGCCGTCTACGCCGACAACATCGAGTTCGTCGTCGGCGAGGGCGCCAGCCTCAAGGTCGTCAGCCTCCAGGACTGGGACGACGACGCCGTGCACGTCTCGCACCACCACGCCCAGCTCGCCAAGGACGCGACCTTCCGCAGCTTCGTGGTGACGCTCGGCGGCGACCTCGTGCGCCTGTCGCCCAGCGTCGCCTACACCGCGCCGGGCGGCGACGCCGACCTGTCGGGCGTCTACTTCGTGGACGCCGGGCAGCACCTGGAGCACCGCCTGCTGGTCGACCACTCCCAGCCCCACTGCAAGAGCAACGTCGACTACCGCGGCGCGCTGCAGGGCGACCGGGCGCACGCCGTCTGGATCGGCGACGTGATCATCAGGGTCGAGGCCGAGGGCACCGACACCTACGAGCTCAACCGCAACCTCATCCTCACCGACGGCGCCCGCGCCGACTCGGTGCCCAACCTGGAGATCCTCACCGGCGAGGTCGCGGGAGCGGGGCACGCCTCCGCCTCCGGCCGCCTCGACGACGAGCACATCTTCTACCTCCAGGCCCGCGGCATCCCCCACGACGAGGCGCGCCGCCTGGTCGTGCGGGGCTTCCTCGGCCAGCTCATCGAGAAGATCCAGATCGAGGAGCTGCGCGAGCGCGTCATGAGCGCCGTCGAGGCGGAGCTCGCGCGATGA